GTTATGGAACGTCGTTTAATGAGCCAAGGTATTCAAGCTGAAGAGATTATGTTGCTCTGTAATGTCCACGCTTCTTTGTTTAATGGTTCGATTGAATCAGTCTATGAATTTAGCGAAGAACAAGACAAACCTGGCCACCCAATTCGTGTGATTAAGGAAGAAAATCTTGCTATCGAGACCGCACTTGATCGTCTTGAAAAGCTGTTAGTTGTTTACTTAGAAGAACAAGCTGCCGACTTAAAGCATGGTTTACTATTGCAACTCGACATCTTGTGGGAAATCGACAACCACTATAGCCGCAAGGAAAACTCCTTCTTTCCTATCATGGAACGCTACGGCCTAACTGCACCACCAAAAGTGATGTGGGGAGTCGATGATGAGATTCGTCAATTTATTAAGGATTTCCGTCTCATAATCGAAACAGACCAACTAGACCAAGCAGTCGAAGCTTTTGATAAAATGAAATACGAAATCGAAGAGATGATTGTCAAAGAAGAAGAAATCATGTTACCGATGATTATGCCATTCTTCAATGAAGATGACTGGTTGTCTATCGCTGCTGAATCAGAAGAAATTGGCTACTGCATGATTCAACCCGAAGCAAAATGGCAGCCCGAGCGCCATCAATTCCAAACAAATGGTATTCCAACTGACAAAGACGGTAATATCCAATTCGAGACTGGTTATCTAACCATGAAAGAATTAGAAAAAATTCTAAACGAACAACCGCTTGAATTAACCTTTGTCGATGCCAATGATAAAGTAAAATACTTTAATAATGGGCCTGGCAAAAAATTATTCCCACGTACTAAAAATGCCTTAGGACGTGAAGTTTATAACTGTCACCCACCAAAGAGCCAACCCATGGTTCGTCAACTGATTGCTGACTTTAAAGCAGGCATCAAAGATTCTGAAACACTTTGGTTCCGTGCACGCGGCAATTTCGTGATGGTGACTTATAAAGCCCTTCGTGATGAAGATGGCACTTATATGGGAGCCTACGAATATGTGCAAGACATCGAGCATATTGTTGATATTGATGACGAAAGACGATCATTTGATTAAGTACGAACGCGCACCCACTAGCTGGGTGCTTTTTTTATTGTCTCCAGTAAGATACAGCGACTTTTATAGAGCTGAAGCTCTTCTTTTTTATTTATAAAAGGGCTTAACATGGTACACTAAAGCTATCATTAATGGAGGTGTTGGCGGATGACTTACGACTTTGAATCATTGGTGGATCGCAGAGGGGTCGGCTCAGTGAAATGGGACCAGATGATTGCTTGGAAGGCAGATGTTTCTCCCGACGCGGTACCTCTGTCTATCGCGGATATGGAATTTAAAAATCCCCCGGAAGTTATCGAGGGACTGAAAGCTTATTTAGATGACAGTATTTTAGGTTACACGGCTCCCTATGCGAGCTTTCAAAAAGCAGTGATTGATTGGCAACAGAAACGCCATCAGTGGACGATTGAAGCGGATTGGATTGTGCATACGCAAGGGATTGTGGCTGCTTTTTATGCGGCAATTCGTGCTTTTTCAAAAGCTGGCGATGGGGTCATTGTTTTCCGCCCCGTTTACCATCCATTTTTAGAGGCGATTTTAGATAATGACCGCAAGGAAGTCAATGTGCCTTTAATCGAGACGGATGGCTATTACACCATTGACTTCGAAGGCTTTGAGAAGGCTGCTGCTCACAGCGACAATAAGATTTTATTGTTCTGTAGCCCTCATAATCCAGTTGGTCGTGTGTGGACAAAAGAAGAGCTAGAAAAGCTAGCCGATATTGTTATTAAACATGATTTATTTTTGATTTCTGATGAGATTTGGTATGACTTTGTGGCAAGTGGTCACCACCATCATGTCACAGCAACCATCCATCCCCAGTTAGCTAGTCGGATGATTAGCTGTACCGCTCCATCTAAAAGTTTTAACTTGGCTGGCGCAGGCCTCTCTAATATTATTATTGAAGATCCTGATGTTCGCAGCCGCTTTAAAAAAGAAGTTGCCTTAGTTCGTGGTGATCTGATTAATGCTTTTGGTTATAAGGCATGCGAACTCGCCTATACCCAATCAGAAAGATGGCTAGATGAGCTGTTAAAAGTCATTCGTACCAACCATCAATTAGTCCATGATTTCTTCGAACAGGAATTTCCATTAATCAAAGCACCTCTGCCAGAAGGAACATACTTGCAGTGGCTTGATTTTAGAGCGCTCGGTTTATCCAATGAGGAACTCGAACAGTTTCTACATGAAGAAGCAGAATTTTTCACGGATGAAGGTTATATATTCGGATCTGAAGGTGACGGCTTTGAGCGGATTAATGTGGCGCTGCCGACTAAACAACTAGACATCCAACTAAAAAAACTAAAAGCTGCCTTAGTGAGGCGCGGCTTTTAGTTCAGCAAGTTTATCATTTAGTTTTTGGTAAACAACTTTCATTTCGGCTTCTGTACTTTTTTCAACAGCCTCTTCAAGCTGCATCCAAGCAACGGCACTGTTTTCGTCTTCTTTGACTCGCAGTTTCTCGCTTTCATCAGCTTGTATTAAATAGGTGATGTTTAAATGCAGGTGTTCTTTAATCGGTTGGCCCTTCTTAACGTGAGCAGGCACAGGTAAAATTTCAATCGAATAGATACTATTTTGGACAGGTTTGAGTTGACTCAAGCCTGTTTCTTCTTGGACTTCTTTTAGAGCAACTTGAAGTAAATCTGGTTCGCCATCGACATGACCACCTAACCACGACCACGATTGATAGATGTTATGGTACGCCATCACCGTTTTTGTCCAATCATCATTCACTACCCATGCCGATACGGTAAAGTGAGCAGCCGAATTTTCTCGCGTTAAGAGATTGTCATACTGGTCTAAATAGGCCAACATCTCTTTTTGGTCGGTTATTTCTTGTTGATTATAAGCTTGATATTGCGTTATTAAGTCACGTAATGGCATGAAATCCCTCTTTCACAGTTGGTTTTTTTACAGTATACATCACAGGTTAGCTCTTTAGGTAAATTGGAGATACCCGTTCATTACTACACGAAAGAATCTCACCAATCTAAATCATCGGAATTATTGTAATCCTCACACTCAGCTTGCCAATCTGACATATTTTCTTTAATATCATCGCATAGAATCAAGTAACTTTCTTTATCAACATGACCGTGATCCAGCATAGATTTATAAAACTTCTTGATGCTTGCAGCCGTTGATTTTATTGTTACAGGTGTTGACCACATAGCTTTTCGTATGAAGAAGTCGCCTAAAAACCCATGAATTTCATTGCCGCAACCAGCAGCCATTTCCAAAGGTTCATAATACAAAAGATAGGTATTAATATAGAAATCAACAGTAGCCAAATGATTGCTAATAGTATTCATCTTTAAATGAGTTGCTTTCAAGTCAGCTTCAAAAATGTTCAAGTATTGTTTATTTTGTTCACGGATGGTTTCAAACAAAATATCGTCTGTTTCATAATCCATTTAATAACCTCCTTTAAACTAATTTATGTCAATTTTATGTTTTTATTATACGCGGTAAATGTAGTTGCGTAACTTAGCTTTCATTAATCATCACAGCTAAATAACGAATCATCGATTAATAAGCTCTTCAAGTGCCGCATTGTAATCGTCCATCGCAGCATTAACCGTTGCTAAAAAATCTTTTTCTCTATCAGATGCTTTACGAACTTCAACACCATTTTCTTTTATAACATATTCAATGTGATCTCCAGCGCTCATATCGAGTTTCTCTAAGACATCCGGTGGTAATGTCGTCATCATGCTATGCCCAGATTTTTGTGTACTGCTCTGAATTATTTTCATACTCATCACCTCTTATACTTAGTATATTGGTGTATACAATTACAATCAACTTTAACTATTAAATATTTGGGTCTCCTATTCAAATAAAAAAACCATGTATGACGTATCATACATGGCACAAAACAGTTCATTCAGCTAGTGTAAAAGACAGCTGCTCTGAATCACCAGATGGCGTATCTTCAACGATTGTCGTCCAATTAATACGAGAATCATCGAACAAACTCGTATAAAATTGGGCTGCTTCAAGAGCTTGCGTATCGTACCACAAATTTGGAACCAATTTTTGCATGAGGATTCCCTCCTATATCATATAGCTACCTAACAAGAAACTTGCCACAAGTGCACATAAGGGAACAGACAAAATAAAGATAATAATACCAATAATCGAACGATCTTCTCGCCAAACAATCGCCACTAAGTTACCAAACAGACTAATAAAAGCAGCTACACCTGCTGAAAAAAGAACGAGCAGTAATAGCCAATTCAAAATCGTTTGGGTGACATCTGGGCCACCCCAAATACTGCGAATAACAGCGACAAAACCAAAGGAAAGTAAAAAATAGACCATTGCCCAATTTGAAAGCTTACCCAACTTTGTTTTTGGCAGAAAGGTTAATTTCATCGTGAGTCCTCCAATTAACGTTTGCAAGTTTAATTGGCTTTATTTTACCACTCTCACTTGCTTACTGTCTTCTTTTTATTACTTACTCTTACGACTACTGCCGTCTTGATAATTGATTTCGTAGCCATCTTGAATATTAAAGATATAAACATTAAAGCTTAACCCTTCATCTTCAACCGATTGAGCCATCATATGAACGCCTCTAGCGACCAGTTCATCATCTCTAAATATCGGTTCAACTAAATAGCGCACATGATTATTCGTTTGTTCTAAGTAATAATCAATATCATTTTCAAAACGTAGCATATGGGGATTATTTAAACTTCTAGTCCCTGTCATCAAGTTACGAATATTATTATTCTCACCCGTTAATTGAAAGCCAATCAAATGACTACGGTTATATAACCATTGGCCGTTATCTAATTTCTTCTGTTTCCAGCCGGTTGGATCGATGTATAATGGCTCGCGTTCTTCAAGCGGGAATAAATCAGTTCCCAACATGGCGTGGGCAGCGCCCACACGGTTTAAGCGGTCTAACTCGCTAAACGACTGCCAGCTTCCATCATCGAGTGATAATTCATCAGCGTCAAACGTTGGCTTGTTGCCGTTCACTTCAATCACTTGATTGACGCCATCGTATTCTAAATAAGTAAGTTCAGATGCGGGCACCGTTTCTGTTAAAAATAAATCCTCTATCCACCCTTGAATTACCGGTAATGGCTGGGTCATTAATATAAATAAGACCGCTGCAGCGGCTAAAATACCATTTACAACTTTTAAACTAACATCTAATTCATCTTTTTTCTTTCTTCCTCTTGTTGCCATCTTTTTGTCTTCAACTATCCTTTCTGGAATCCTTCATCATGTAGATAGGATTCAGCTTGTTCTTTTGTTTTAAAAATCCCTTCTACTTGATCGCTTGGTAATAAAACCGACCATACTGGATTTTCAAATTGTAGGCGCAATACGTCACCACTTTTACTAAACCACAATTCTGAATAGCCATCTTCATAGCCCAATTCTGTTTTCTTTAAAAAGCTGATGGCCTCTTCTACTAGACCGCGAATCGTTTCTTCATCTTCTTCTAAAACAGAAATATAACCTTTTTTAGTTTCTTCTTTTGGTAGGTAGCCGGCATAAATAAAGGCATTACCGTTCGGATGTAAGAAGCGAACCAATACGGTTTTAGCTACTGCACTACCTTTAAAGTGATAGTTTAAGCGGTTCATGGAAACTGCTTGGCTTTCTAATTCTGAATAGCTATCAAAAATACGTTTTTTTTCCTCAAATGATAACATCTGTTATCCTCCTCTTTACGAAAAATAATCGGATTGCAGCGTCGGCAGTCCGATTAGTTTTTCATGCTTAAATATAATATAGGTTTTCTGATGAATAAACTGGATCGCTAGTAATATTCAAACCTAGATTTCTTAAAATTTGTTCGTCATCTTTTTTCAACATCACCGTTGAATGGGCTTGAACACCTGATAATTCAGATAATTTATTATAGCACAATTGGGCAGTTGGGTTAGTAACCGCACTAATCGCTAAAGCAATTAAAATTTCGTTGGCGTTCAAAACAGGCATACGATTATGTAAAACATCTGCTTTTGTTCTTTGAATGGTTTCTAAAATAGTCAGAGACAATAATGGAATCTCGTCAGCGACATTGGCTAATACTTTAATAGCGTTCAAAATAGCTGCAGAAGAAGAATCCATTAAATTAGAGGTACGTCCTGTTACAATGCGACCATCTCTTAATTCAAAGGCCATCACTGATTTCGCATCATTGGTTTCTGTCTGAGCACGTAACTTTTCTGCATAACGACGAGCTGGTAGAACAGGCGGACGGTCTTCTTGTTGCACGCCCACATCTTCCAACAACATCTTCATTCGGTACATAATGTCTTCGCCGATTAAGCCTTTTTTATAGTCACATTCTGTTGCAAAACTACGACGAATAATTTCTTGTTTAGAAGCCTCTTGAACGACAGCGTCATCTGTAATCCCAAAGCCAACACGGTTCACGCCCATATCAGTCGGTGATTGGTAAATGGATTCTTCACCTGTGATACGCTCGATAATCCGTTTGATAATCGGAAACGTTTCGATGTCGCGATTATAATTAACCGCAATCTTGTTGTATTTGTCGTAATGGAAGTTGTCGATCATATTTACATCTTTTAGGTCCACGGTTGCTGCTTCATAGGCAACGTTTAGGGGGTGTTTCAATGGAATATTCCAAACCGGGAACGTCTCAAATTTAGAGTAACCTGCTTTACGACCGAGTTGATTTTCATGGTACAACTGGTTTAGACAGGTTGCTAATTTCCCGCTACCGCCACCTGGTGACGTCACGACAACAATTGGTTTTGTTGTTTCAATATAGTCGTTTTGGCCGAAGCCTTCTTCACTTGTAATCAAGTCGATATTTGATGGATAACCTTCAATACTGTTGTGGGTATACACTTTAATATCGCGTTTTGTCAGTTTGTTCATGAATAACTTGGTTGATGGCTGACCGTGGTAGCGTGTAATCACAACGCTATTGACTTTCAAGCCGAACTCTCTAAATTCATCAATCAAACGAAAAACATCCATATCGTAAGTAATACCGTAATCTCCGCGAATCTTATTACGTTCAATATCGCCGGCGTACACACAAATCACGATTTCAGCTTGGTCTTTTAACCGCTGTAATAACTTAATTTTAGCATCTTCATCAAAACCTGGAAGGACTCTCTTGGCATGTTTGTCTCCGATTAATTTGCCGCCAAATTCTAAATACAATTTGTCGTAATGATTGACGCGTTCTAAAATATAACGCGACTGCTCTTCAATATATTTCTTGGAATCAAAGCCTATTTTACTCATACCAAACCCCCACTTTTCATTCTGCTCTGCTACTGTTCAACTCTATTAATTATAAAGATAATCTAGCCGATTGCAACGTTAGCACCCTCTTTTTTTATTACCAGTCTTGCTGCCAATTTTCAAATATTTTTTGATACTCCTTAATCATCGCTTCTTTTCGTTTCAATAAGGTCGATAGCGCGCCTAACAACTGTTCCGGCTCATCACACATATCGCAATCTTCCTTTTGGCGTTCAATCGCTTCTTCCACTGGCTCATAAGGAACAGCTAGCTTAATCTCATTTAAAATCGCATAAATTTGTTTGCGCATCCGTTCCATTCTCTGTGGCTGAGCTGCTTTAATCTCTTCCAAATGCCCCAACACATAGGAGAAAGGCAAATGACGCAGCATCCTGCCCTCTTTTACATGGACATATTCCTTTGTAAATGGACTAACGCCATTAGCAGTACCATGAATTTGATACCATCCATCATAAATATCCCACTGTCCCTCGCTGATTTCCGGTTGAAAATCACGTTTCACTCGAAAGACCTTATCTTCACCTGTAATTTCAGCTACCCAGCGCTTTTCATCCTGCTCACTAGGCATCAAAAACAACCGTTGTGCTTTCATCTCTGTCACTTCTTTCCTGTCATTCTCGTCTTATCTAGTTTGGCATAAGTTAACGAAAAATGGAAATGAAAGTCAGAAAAAAAATAACCCATTTTGCGGAAAGGTGCTGTTTCTGCTGGACAATTGCTAATAAGAAAAGCGGACAAGTCCGCCTTGGCCTATAAAAAAAGTCAGACGTTTTTAGCGTCTGACTGATTCTGTAAGCTATTTTATTCTGAGCGAAGTGCTTCTACTGGGTCTTTCTTAGCTGCCATACGAGATGGAATCACGCCTGCAATTACAGTTAGAATTAAACTGATTAAAATGAGGCCAATACCACCCATTGCTGGTAGCGAAGAGATACCTGAAATACCTGTCATATTTTTAATGATGATATTAATCGGAACATTCAATAGTAAGGTAATACCAATTCCTAGCACACCTGATAAGAGACCAATAATAAAGGTTTCGGCATTAAAGACGCGAGAAATATCTTTCTTAGATGCTCCGACGCTTCGTAAAATACCAATTTCTTTTGTTCGTTCTAGAACAGAGATATAAGTAATAATCCCAATCATAATAGAAGATACAACTAAGGATACACCTACAAAGGCAATCAATACGTAAGAAATGATGTTAATGATTGACGTTACCGAACTCATCAATGTTCCCACCAAGTCAGAGTAAGTAATCGTATTTTCATCACGACCTGCTTCTGTTTCTGCATCATTGTATTCAGCAATTAAGGCTTCTAAACTATCTTTCGCTTCAAAGTCTTTCGCATAAATATTAATAGATGATGGTTTAGCCAAATCAACTGCACCTAATGTTGCTAGGTTTGCGTCATAAGTGGCATTGGCATTGTCTTGATAAGTAGCGATTAATTCTGCCAATTCTTCTTCAGACAAGGTTGCCATATAGGCACGTTGTTCATCTGATAAATTAGCTAAATTAAATTCTTCGCCACTATCTTCTGGGAATTCCAGACCCGTAAAGACATTAATTTCTGGGTTCTCTTTTTGTTCCTTTACAATCGTTGCTTCGTTTGTTTGGTTAATGACCCATTCTTTCAAGTTGCTTGTGTAACCAATTGATCCTGTTTCTTGTCCAGTGATTGCTTCCTCATTTGGACGCATAATCCCAACAATTTTTAACGCTTGACTGTTGGCAATCACGTCTTCCATAAAGGCTTCATCGTCACTGCGATTTACCCAATGGTCATTTTCTTTTTCATACATATCGGTATCTAACACTAATTGGAAGGTCATTGCCATTAATTCGTCATAAGAATAAGCAGGTGCATCTTCCATATCTACGCCTTCACCATTCATGATTTTTTCAAAATTATCTGCTAGCGTTTCTTGACTCAACAAGCCAAGTGCATACAACATATAATCGCTGACACTATTGTTTTCATCCACAATTAAAACTACTTCATTTGCCTCTTCTGGCCAGCGACCAGTCAAGGTATCATATTGTGTTTCTAATAAGTCTTGATTATCTAGCATTTCAGTCCAGATATTCATTTGAGAAGAAGCCGCACTACCACCAGATAATGCGTTTTGCAACGGATTACCACCGCCTGCCATCATTTGGCCCATCCCAATAGCATCAAGAACTTGTGATGGATTCACTTTTAGCACACCATCAACACTGTCTTGGCTGTAAATATTGATTGGAAGGTTATAGCTGTATTGAATGGCATTCGTCACATCCCCTACACGGCTATCGGTTTCCAAAAATGTTTTAAAAGCTTCTAAGTTATTTGAACCTTGGCGATTTGACAAAGTATCCATAACATCTTTCATAATCGGTGTTGCCGTTACTTCACCGTCTGTCGCTTCGTTTGACGCGCTCGCATTCACACCCATCAAAGCCTGCATAATCACCGACATATCCAAAGTCGACTCTTCAATCGTTAGCGGATAAGACGACAAGGTATCTTCTTCAATACGTGAAATATAGTTTTGAACCCCATTAGAAAGGGAAAGAATTAAGGCAATTCCAATAATCCCAATACTGCCGGCGAAAGCCGTCAAGAAGGTCCGTCCTTTTTTAGTCAGTAAGTTATTAAAACTTAGTCCTAGTGCTGTAAAGAAGGACATAAAGGTCTTTTCATTTTTTAGAACGGTACTCTCACGTAATTCGCTCTCCGTTGTCGGGTTGGAATCTTCTAAAATTTCACCGTCTAGCACTTTGATAATTCGTGTTGAATATTCTGCTGCTAAATCAGGATTATGGGTAACCATAATTACTAAACGATCAGAGGCAATTTCCTTTAGCAGGTTCATAATTTGAACACTTGTCTCAGAATCCAAGGCCCCTGTTGGTTCATCAGCCAGCAAGATTTCCGGATCATTAATCAAGGCACGCGCAATAGCAACCCGTTGCATCTGTCCACCTGACAATTGGCTAGGACGTTTATTCATATGGTCTTTCAACCCAACTTTAGTTAAGACATCACGCGCACGTTCACGGCGTTCATCTTTTGATACACCTGATAAGGTTAAGGCAAGCTCCACATTTGCCAAAACAGATTGATGGGGAATCAAGTTGTAACTTTGGAAAATAAACCCAACCGAGTGATTTCGGTAAGTATCCCAATCTTTTTCTTTAAAGTCTTTTGTTGATTTGTTATTGATTAGTAAATCACCGCTACTGTATTGATCTAATCCTCCAATAATATTCAGCATCGTTGTCTTACCTGAACCACTTTGACCCAGAATAGACACAAATTCGTTGCTTCGGAATTTCAAATTGATGCCTTTTAATGCTTGAACGGTTTCGTCACCTGTTCGGTATTCTTTTGTAATATTCTTTAACTCTAGCATTATCTCTCACCTTTCATCATGACTACTGCCAGCTCCACCAAACAATCTTCGCAGTCCATCATTACCTACAATAGTGTAGATTTTTTACAAAGTGAATGCAAGACAAGAGTCTTTAAATTTTCAATAAAATACGACTAACCTTCCAATATCTGTGCCATTGCTTCTTGCATATCCGTTGTCGGTCGTTGGCAAGTAAAATTCTGACACACATAAATCATGGTTTGACCCGGATTATTCGGATAATCGCTTGTATAAGGAGCCAAATCGGCCAAGTCCGCTGCGTCATCAGCCAGCAAGGTCACCACATTTGGTAAGTAAGCGGTCTGTAATTTTTCTAAAAAGCGCGCCTTTTCTTTGCCGAAAACAAGGACCTGCTGACTTGGGTAATGGGTTAAGAGCAAACTTCTCATTAAGCTTGGTGTGGAAGCCGGTGCTTCTTTTATATCGGTATTGAAAATACTTAGGAGTTCATTTAACCGCTTTTCATAGTGGCTATGAGCTGTCATTAAGGCTAGCTTGGCATAAACAAAGCTTGCGATACTATTACCTGATGGCAAGCCGCCTTCAACGACTTCTTTCTCTTGAACAATCATTTGTTCGCTGTCACTGCCGCTAAAGAAAAAGCCGCCTAACTCCGTATCCCAAAATAAATCTTCCATCTCTCTACACGTCGCCATCGCTTTTTCTAAATTCTTGCGGTCAGCCCCTGCTTCATAGAGGCTTAAATAAGCCCATGATAAAAAGGCATAATCATCTAAGTAGGCATGGAACTTGGCCTCACCTTGACGGTAGCGAGCTTGCAATCGGCCATTTTCGTAAAGCTTCTCTTCTATAAAAAGAAGAGCCTTTTTTGCCATTTCTAGCATATCAGTGTCTTGGAAAACGGCAGCTGCCTGACTTAGAGCCGCAATCATTAAACTGTTCCAACTCGTTAGTACTTTATCATCCAGATGCGGGTAAACGCGCTCCTTCCGAACCGCTAACAAACTTTGGCATGCTTGACTCAATGTCATAACGATTTCTTCTTCTGATAAGCCATAGTCTGCTGCATAAGTTGAAAAATCAAGTTGCGGTAAGTAAAGAATGTTTTTCCCTTCAAAGTTTCCGCGCGGCGACACACCATAAACATCGACAAACAAATCTGCCGTTTCTTCATCTAAATGGTCGTAGATTTCTGAGAATGTCCATGTATAGTATTTTCCTTCTTCACCTTCTGAATCGGCGTCAATGGCTGAATAAAAACCACCTTCCTCAGCTGTCATTTCAGCTTTAATAAAGGTTACCAGTTGAAGGGCTTTTTCCTTATAAAATGGCTTTTTAGTTATTTGATAGCTACTTGCTAGCACCATTAATAGCATGGCATTATCATAGAGCATTTTTTCAAAGTGCGGCGTCTTCCAACGACGGTCTACTGTATAGCGTGAAAACCCAAAACCAAGTTGATCCCAAATGCCCCCTTTTATCATATTAACTAACGTGTGTTCCACCATATAGAGGGCTTTTTTAGTCTTAGTTACTTGATAATAGTGCAATAAAAATAGTAAGTTTTGCGCTTGCGGAAATTTTTGTCCCGTTCCGAAGCCACCAAACACCAGATCGAAACGTTGTTCAAGTGTTTGATAGGCTTGATCAATGGTTTCTTTCGACAAACCTTCTCCTTTTTCTCGCTCAATTGTTTTATCCAAAGCAGCTTTTACATTTTTTTCGATGTCAGCTAACTGATTTTTATCTTCCTTATAAATACGGTGAACATGCGACAATACATCTACTAAGCCTGGCAATTGCTGTCTTCGCTCCTTAGGGAAATAAGTCCCCGCAAAGAAAGGTCGTTTTTCAGGCGTCATCACAATCGTTAAGGGCCAACCGCCTTGCCCTGTCATCATTTGGCAAATTTTCATGTAGACAGAATCAATATCTGGACGCTCTTCGCGGTCCACTTTAATAGCGACATAATGGTCGTTCATATAACGAGCAACACCTTCGTCCTCAAAGGATTCGTGGGCCATGACGTGGCACCAATGACAAGTTGAATAGCCAATAGATAGAAAGATAGGCTTGTCTTCTTTTTCTGCCTTATTGAATGCTTCTTCTCCCCACGGATACCAATCAATTGGATTATTGGCGTGTTGGAG
This genomic interval from Jeotgalibaca arthritidis contains the following:
- a CDS encoding ABC transporter ATP-binding protein/permease, yielding MLELKNITKEYRTGDETVQALKGINLKFRSNEFVSILGQSGSGKTTMLNIIGGLDQYSSGDLLINNKSTKDFKEKDWDTYRNHSVGFIFQSYNLIPHQSVLANVELALTLSGVSKDERRERARDVLTKVGLKDHMNKRPSQLSGGQMQRVAIARALINDPEILLADEPTGALDSETSVQIMNLLKEIASDRLVIMVTHNPDLAAEYSTRIIKVLDGEILEDSNPTTESELRESTVLKNEKTFMSFFTALGLSFNNLLTKKGRTFLTAFAGSIGIIGIALILSLSNGVQNYISRIEEDTLSSYPLTIEESTLDMSVIMQALMGVNASASNEATDGEVTATPIMKDVMDTLSNRQGSNNLEAFKTFLETDSRVGDVTNAIQYSYNLPINIYSQDSVDGVLKVNPSQVLDAIGMGQMMAGGGNPLQNALSGGSAASSQMNIWTEMLDNQDLLETQYDTLTGRWPEEANEVVLIVDENNSVSDYMLYALGLLSQETLADNFEKIMNGEGVDMEDAPAYSYDELMAMTFQLVLDTDMYEKENDHWVNRSDDEAFMEDVIANSQALKIVGIMRPNEEAITGQETGSIGYTSNLKEWVINQTNEATIVKEQKENPEINVFTGLEFPEDSGEEFNLANLSDEQRAYMATLSEEELAELIATYQDNANATYDANLATLGAVDLAKPSSINIYAKDFEAKDSLEALIAEYNDAETEAGRDENTITYSDLVGTLMSSVTSIINIISYVLIAFVGVSLVVSSIMIGIITYISVLERTKEIGILRSVGASKKDISRVFNAETFIIGLLSGVLGIGITLLLNVPINIIIKNMTGISGISSLPAMGGIGLILISLILTVIAGVIPSRMAAKKDPVEALRSE
- a CDS encoding thioredoxin domain-containing protein — protein: MTHQNRLSQEKSPYLLQHANNPIDWYPWGEEAFNKAEKEDKPIFLSIGYSTCHWCHVMAHESFEDEGVARYMNDHYVAIKVDREERPDIDSVYMKICQMMTGQGGWPLTIVMTPEKRPFFAGTYFPKERRQQLPGLVDVLSHVHRIYKEDKNQLADIEKNVKAALDKTIEREKGEGLSKETIDQAYQTLEQRFDLVFGGFGTGQKFPQAQNLLFLLHYYQVTKTKKALYMVEHTLVNMIKGGIWDQLGFGFSRYTVDRRWKTPHFEKMLYDNAMLLMVLASSYQITKKPFYKEKALQLVTFIKAEMTAEEGGFYSAIDADSEGEEGKYYTWTFSEIYDHLDEETADLFVDVYGVSPRGNFEGKNILYLPQLDFSTYAADYGLSEEEIVMTLSQACQSLLAVRKERVYPHLDDKVLTSWNSLMIAALSQAAAVFQDTDMLEMAKKALLFIEEKLYENGRLQARYRQGEAKFHAYLDDYAFLSWAYLSLYEAGADRKNLEKAMATCREMEDLFWDTELGGFFFSGSDSEQMIVQEKEVVEGGLPSGNSIASFVYAKLALMTAHSHYEKRLNELLSIFNTDIKEAPASTPSLMRSLLLTHYPSQQVLVFGKEKARFLEKLQTAYLPNVVTLLADDAADLADLAPYTSDYPNNPGQTMIYVCQNFTCQRPTTDMQEAMAQILEG